The genome window AATGATTTCTGTACAATTGTAATCTGTAGTGTATATAATTGTGCAATAGTGTGAAACAGAATTAAAGtctcgattttatttttttgtttttgtttttatgaGCAATCAAATTAAGGTTAGTATGTAAGACATACCACTCATGCAATGACTACTTAACATAATGTAATTTGAAGCGTTTAATTATCTGTGGTTCCGATGTGTGCAGTCAATTTGATACACTCTGGAAAATTCTTCAAGGCTCCACCTTCAATAATTCCACATCAAAGATAAGGACAGCATTTGGAGGAATAGTGTGTCTATGTCAAGGATAAcatcgtaatattatttacataattattaaGATTAACTATTTATGCCTCATTCTTCCTATATTCCTATATTCTACTATTAAAAACAacattcaaataataatagtaattaaaaaatatagttattTAGTAATAATGGTGTTACtttaatgtattaatttcaattactcataatatgcaaatatagtTATTTAGTAATAATGGTGTTACtttaatgtattaatttcaattactcataatatgcaaatattgtgcacaatataagaatttacaataattttttttaattatgaataatttgaattaattataaaatttggtTTTATGCTTTTTCCTTAGATTCATctctaaaattaataatactacAAATGTTTATCTTATATTAAAGGATATACTCCAGGATGTCCTCGGCTACCATAGGCAAAATCTGGTGAACAAGTTAACCTAGCACGTTCTCCAACACACATTTGAGCAACTCCTTGGTCCCAGCCTTTAATAACTTCACCTTTACCAATCTTGAACTTAAATGGCACTCCACGGTCCCTACTGGAGTCAAATTTTTTTCCATTGTCAAGGGTACctattatacatttaataattaaaatttcacaaaattcaAAGTACTGCAAATTATAAACAGcaatattttacttaattaaaattaataatgtgATTCAATAACAGTAATAATTGtcacattaaaaatttttttttatttttaaatcctATTATCAATGTATACGATTTAATACGAAtgacttgaaaaatatttacctgTATAATGAACAACTACGGTCTGTCCAGTTTTCGGATATGTCTGACCTGCACAGACATTACAAGAATGGTCGcattataaatgaaaagtaCAAAGTACTAAAATTTCATACAATACCAAACGTATTGAATAAAGATCGAAATCGCCTTATTTGGAACAGACCATTGCCAAAGCATGGTTTTCATAGATTTTCAGGTTGTAAATAAATCTCACCGTCTAAACTTTCCGGCATTTTTTAATCACAATAGAATTAATGGGATTTAGTTGAAGTCGaacaggaaaaaaaaaatacgaggTGTGactcgaaaagaaagaaacagcgaatcgaaaaagaaaagtgaaaGATCGCAGAATACCGTGTACAGAATAATTACCATCTCCAGGAGAAAGAACTTCTACATCCACGCCCATGgctatgtattttatattacagaaATCGGATTCCTAACGAAGAAATaagtaaattttgttatacaAGATCAGGCAGCTCGTATTGCTAAACAGAATTCACATAAATGTGATTCTCGTGGATGCAAAAAACGATGCTAGATCCAATGCCGTTCGATGAATATAACAAGGTAACTGAAGACTGAAGATACCCTcaggaaagaaattttaactgGAAAAGCCGCCGTTAGGTTCGCTGCATTTCAGATCTTCCGGTTAACATACTACGATCGATATGAATATTTCCGATTCAGCAAAATTTGAAGTAAATATCGTTTCCTTCATTTTTGCACTTAATATGTTGTATGGAAGAGCTATATAATTAGActgcaaatttttatgcattcataagaaatttgaaagtgtAAAATTGCACgaaatgcacataatatgaaaaaatgtatgaaatattcaaagtatagtgGCTTTTGTAATAATTGGTAGACACTAACTTCTTTTATACCTTctgcatttttaattatattctcaaaaatatgaatttcataaTCCGCAGTCTATATACAATTTACGTAATTGGAAtaagtgatatttatttatatattcgaattataaattcttaaattagtaaatttgaagaagaaaataaaaaagttaattattctaaaataacATTATGATTAAGTAATTTGTACTGAATAAATATAGAACTCTGATGTCCTTTATTTTTCGTATACAAAGATAGTAAATAAGAGAATGAATATAAGTActtgtacaatattatatggaaTTATTCAGAGCTTAGTTGCACAGCAAATTCTtacaatagaaaatatatttacaaatcgCTTACATTAAGAGTACTagttgcaataaaaatatattgataatacttgagaaaaaattaaaaactggTTTCAGTTACGTGTAGAGAATAGTAATAtcatttatatctatatatatatatataaaatacgtataaatataaaaacaatcgatatacatataaagaaatattatgaaatctaaacaaatttgttaatttatactttcatATCAACAATGAatcaagataaaatatataaaatacttatgTAACAATTGGAAAGacaagtaaattattatacttcAAAAATAAGTACAATTATATAGTTGCAAAATTAACCTTAAATTTAATGGAATTTATCATTactaagaattattaaataatcagcaccataaattaaaagtataaataatctaaaatagtataacattttcaaacatttttctatctcATATGTAAGATGCAATGTTATAATACTTGAGTAAATGCTAAAACttatgatttttctttctctgcaACATATATTCTTTCTAACAAAGCTAATGATATACTTCCTGGTATTCTTTGAtgttgatttattaaattgttgaGTGCATCAGCAACCTGAGAACAGAAATAGTAAATCTATAATATCTAACTtttcatgtatgtatattattattttttattttatttaaactataaCAGcactaaaaaatatttggacATTTATGTTCATTACCTTCATTTGTAACTCTTCTGGTGTTAGATTcccatcatacagaattggtTTACCAACATATGTTGTCAACTTTACAGGAAAACCACCATAGATAGGTACAAAAGGAAATCTGGTGGCAGCATATATTCTCAACCACATTCTCCTACCCCAACTTATTGTTCTAAATGCTTCTCTAATATTCTTCGTAAATAAAGGTATTATGCActgttacaaaaatattaatatttaaaacttgtacaaatataaaagggaagtaataaataactttattattataataatataataacataataatataataccacTTTAGCATCCAATGCAACCTTTGCAAAACCCACTCGCTTTTTCCACATTAATTGGTAATAAGAATCTCCAAACTGAGCTTCATATACACCACCAGGTGAGATTGCAAGCATATTACCTTCTTTCAAAATAGTAGAACATGTTTGGATTGTACCAGGTATTACTTTTAATACATCAGAAATTATAGACCACCCAGGGCatttgaaaagaaatctaTCTGCTACTGTGTGAATTAACTTCgaatttaaaagtaatattttagatataaagtaataaaggTCTACAGGTATAGCTCCATGATAGTATACAAAAAGTACTGGTTCATTTTGTGGTATATTTTGAAGTCCAACTACTTCATATCCtatacaaaatacatataaaatttcaagttttgtacttcacaaaaattatattatgttattcattttataaaaatgattattatacttaattaatttcatatgtaACATACCATACCAAATCCAGCCATGAGCATCCCAAACTGCAGCTACTACATTACGTGCAGCATTTCTCCAGTCTGTTTCATATGCATTCCTTAATCTAActctatgaaaataaaatatttagattgtgtaaaatttatcaCAAATATATGTTCAAACTAATAACAACCTACCTGTgtaacttatatatatacaatattaatgcagttaaatataataatatcccAATCAGAAGTGGAAGTAAAAATGTTAACAAAAGTGGCATCAAAAGCCATAACCATAATGTAAAGTCCACATCAATATATTCAactaaaaagaataaataaattatttaacgcaTATAATTTTCACgcaaaattttcattcaatacagtatgcaaataaaaagtaaatataactaataatatacaaaatttacaaaagatTTATAATCTTCCTCTAAGATACTGGTAAGctaaatatactattactgaCAAAAtctcaattatttaaacatgCTTATAATAGTTTCATTTGCAAATTATTGTCAGTCTTTTATACTTATatgcaaattatattatacatatgattatatatgtatatgtatatagaattacatttttaccTATAATATCTTCTAAAATTTTCTGTAGGTTAAATATTACGGAAAACATGTTTAGATTACgggaaaaacaaaaacaatagTAAAtctataattacaaaaaatctGATACTTCTTTTTCAGATATCCACATATTCTATTCACTGTTGACAATATATTAAACAACAGTCTGCAAATTCTGCTCTCGTTTTCCCGACACTACTCATTTATATTCCTAAATGACTTGTTCTTAATTGTTAGTAccattcataaatattttgatatggATTATTCACGTAATGCATTTTCACAGAACATTTATTACAGTttgcataatttataaataattttaactattCTTTCAACCACCTTATATGAATTATGCATGTTGTTTGTTTAAGTTTaggaattaattttcttgttaAATACTGAAGGTAAACAATTACAAATCTAATAAATAGATAGTTAGAAATATGTACGTATTAGTACATATatggtatatatatacatacattgtaCATGATCATGTATGTTAGTTAACTATATACATTCGTATAATGTCGTTGTTACCAGCTAACTTCATGTACATTGTTTTCAATTTACGGATATACATACTAGACATCTCTTACCGTATTAAAGCTTTTAACAATTACATACagtggaaataatatttcatttctaacattactatatatttaaatatcgatatacctcatatatatgtatatttaaatatttgttatttatagaGCTAAAGTTCTTTAACTTATGATTTGTTTAAGTCATTATGATTTTTATCAAAActcgttaaaaatatacagaaagtACATAAtacgcaaaggtattccagatATGCAAAGCAGGTCTTTATTTAGGTTTCATTCATATAGTTATACTCATAAAAATATggatttgtataaaaattcacaatccaataataattaataatatgtaatttaaatgATATAGTTCGTTACCAATAACGaattataatttgaattattttaattaagttttttTACGGTCAAATGACATAATTATGTTCATAAAATGTAACATCtgtaacatataatatttttctactaaTATAATGCTTCTATGAAATACGTTATTAATCATGTGTGCCCTGCTCAATATTTAAAAGGAAATGTAATAAATCATTATACATATCCTTAATTTTTAGAAcagaatacatatatttcagtGGACATTTAAATTATGTACAACTTTACATATAAATCTTAATCAATATTACAGTTAAGCATAAACaagttaaaacaatttttacaatgtatctacattaataaatataaataaataagtaatcgGTTTGTAACAATATACATGATCATTCTGAAGATAGCGCTGGAGGTTGAACAAAATATAGAAGACAATATCAGAGAGGAACAATATAAATCacgaattttaaaaaagtgtAAGATTGATGTATAGAAGATCGAAGTGAattgtataattgtaaatatttacattattgtaACACGtacaaattttaacaaataaattcgtttgaaaaattggGCAAAATAGTTAAGCAACCATAGGAAAAGAAGTTTGATATTGGCATGAAGTTTGGCGGTATATTTCATTGGCGAATTTTCGCATTAatacatacttatatatatcgtCACTATAAGGAGCAATTTCACGTAACTTTTAATCGTTGCCAATAAGACTgagaaaggaaataaattcatttataaagTGAATTTGGACacatttagaatttttctgtTAGACTTGCAAGATATTAACGAAGATTACAACGTAACTAAATTATTTCTGTACACTCcgtgtttattttatattgtactttaaaaagaaaatgtctATGGTCTCGTCATTTCGTTGTAAATGTGTAACAGTGAATTGTTTATGAATGTTGCTTCAGGTagagattattatttttgattttaataatgtGCATATTGCATCATTGCTAACATATGATGTCAATTCTGTGTGTCAATCTCTTATAcaatctatattttattagaaatatttccttGATAAAGTTTGTTATGATAGAATTATCATTCTAATTTGTAACGATGCGTAACGAACCAATGGACGATCAACTTCACTACGACGTGTCAATAgttaataaaatgattttgcaatgtatcaacatttttttaaactaaaTAATATCAATGTCATTTGTTAAAATAGTAAAACTTCATTAGTAAAAAAAGACTTACATAGCTGTACTATTCcgatatattttcgaaatttattttcgtcgctttatcatagaaataagaatacataatgtgctaaataaaaaatgtctgAAAAGGTAAATGTCctttaaatagaaaacaaaTTGTATCAGTGTAGTAATTATTAgtgattttacaattttttgtataatgtatttttgtataacaTTTGTATATGTTTCATAACTTCATTGACGTTGtcatataattacatatgttTGAATTGTTGAATAAATTGATAAACTTTATGACTTGTGTAAATAGTAACATTGTTTTTTCAGGTATAATACAGTAATGCAATATTgaaaatcttattttattaagaCAAAATGTCAGATAACAATTTGCCGCACATATTCTATGGATTTGATTCGCCTGGTAGGATAGTACGTTTAGAATCTAATATTACCACACGGCCTAATATTGGTCGTCTTTCAAGTATAGAAGAAACATTAAGAAGACTTAGCACAAATCTAAGGCCGGAAAGACAAACTAATGAATCAAACAATGGTAAGatcatattaataaatactaaaattataaaaatcatatatgtattaataataacttttttttactaatagtatatatttatataattttacaacttGTAGAAATGTTGCAATGcatatacaaagaaaattaatgagttaatatttaaaattgaaccGTTGTCAAATACAGTTCATTCCAGAAAattgttatacattaatatcaCTTATATTATGtgttaaaatgtaaaactaattaattaactaattaattaaacttgattaaagaaatatctGATGCTCAACCTCCAGCGATTTTATCAAATGAGGAACCAGTACCTATTGCGTTGTCAGAATCTGTAAACATTGCACAACCAAATGATATGATTGATGGTGCATCTTCCCCAAACCAATCAGACATTAATACATCAATAGCAAATACAGAAGATgagtatgtatattaatatatattataattttatgtataaaagataaaatttcaatacatGCTTCTTAACAAAACATTTCTGTTCAATTCAGCAAAAGATATTGCTGGGTATGCTTTGCAACGGATGAAGATGATGCAACTGCTTTATGGGTAAAACCATGTCATTGTCGTGGTACCACAAAATGGGTACATCAAGGATGTATTCAGAGATGGGTtgatgaaaaacaaaaaggaCATGCAGGTGCACATGTAGCATGTCCACAGTGTAATACAGAATA of Bombus fervidus isolate BK054 chromosome 1, iyBomFerv1, whole genome shotgun sequence contains these proteins:
- the Fkbp12 gene encoding peptidyl-prolyl cis-trans isomerase Fkbp12, with the translated sequence MGVDVEVLSPGDGQTYPKTGQTVVVHYTGTLDNGKKFDSSRDRGVPFKFKIGKGEVIKGWDQGVAQMCVGERARLTCSPDFAYGSRGHPGVIPPNAVLIFDVELLKVEP
- the LOC139986750 gene encoding DGAT1/2-independent enzyme synthesizing storage lipids, giving the protein MFSVIFNLQKILEDIIVEYIDVDFTLWLWLLMPLLLTFLLPLLIGILLYLTALILYIYKLHRVRLRNAYETDWRNAARNVVAAVWDAHGWIWYGYEVVGLQNIPQNEPVLFVYYHGAIPVDLYYFISKILLLNSKLIHTVADRFLFKCPGWSIISDVLKVIPGTIQTCSTILKEGNMLAISPGGVYEAQFGDSYYQLMWKKRVGFAKVALDAKVCIIPLFTKNIREAFRTISWGRRMWLRIYAATRFPFVPIYGGFPVKLTTYVGKPILYDGNLTPEELQMKVADALNNLINQHQRIPGSISLALLERIYVAEKEKS